The Notamacropus eugenii isolate mMacEug1 chromosome 4, mMacEug1.pri_v2, whole genome shotgun sequence DNA window ggcatggaGAAAAGTGCTATATAGCAAAaagtgctagttgactgactgactgactaacacAAACTTTATATGTCAGAAATAGGGCCTGATTTCCAAACTAGAGCTCTAACCACTAGATTGCACTGACTCCTTCAAACACTATGTGGCTACAAGGAAGACTCAATGGCGTTCTTCTTCTAAATAGATCTTCCTGATTGGAAAGATAGCTGATCCATTGTGAAGTATGGATTTACATTTGCCCTTGGAAATGTCAGTTTGGCATCAGGATTTCTCTACCAGACAGGTTTTGGGAGGACTGCTACAGAGCCAGGAATAGGTGTATTTGACATATGGAAAACTGTTTTCAGACAGTACCTGGAGGACAATGAAATGAACGAATTCCTAaggaggagagatggaagaagCTGGACTGGCTCAGCCAGTTCAGTCAtttgaggaagacagaaagaagtagGCATTGACTCAACACATCCCTTAATAACATTTCCAAGTTAGGGCAGCTTTACCAAGCTGCTGGGTTCCCTTCTATTTTGGTTCTGTGAGCTGGCATTAATCAGAGCTCTTCAGGGCGCTCAACTTACTGCCCAAGATTACTGGTCTCCATTTTCCCTACAGGGTCTTCCTTCCTCAACTCAGTTATTCATTGAATTAAAAATAGGTTACCTCTTGATGGGGGAATCATTCAGTGATTTTTTCTCTCTGTAGTTTCTTCAAAAACCTTTTTGGATTCATGTGATtttgaattggaaaatatttGTGGCATGATTCAAAGTTCAGAAGATAATGGTGACTGGCAGAGAGTTTCACAGGTGCCTGGTGGGCCAAACACTGATCAATCAAATCTGGATAAGTGCAGAGGTAATAACCAGGACTCGACTCTTACATacctttccttgctttcttcagcAGGCCTCTTATCATTTACCTTTGCCAGCTTAGTTGTGCCcaaggattacagatttagaacttCTTTGAAAAATATGATCTTCTCGGGTgatcaaagaaggggaaaatcttTGGTAGATGAcacctcatttatttatttcatgtttctctttgcAGTTTGGTTTTGGCTAACGTCATTTTAAAACAACACATTCCTAGTCCCACACATGACATCTCTGTTTCTAGTAACAAGCATGCAAAATCGGATGCTAAAACTTAGAGCAGTTACCCTAGTTAGAATGGTCAGGTCAGGACACTAAGAAAGGCAGAATCCTGGGCCTAGAggttcagagctagaagaggcccTCTtgttcaacaccttcattttacaattgagtaaATTGATGCAGGAGAGGTAACTGATTTACTCAGGGGCAATAGAGGTGGGATCTAAATTCATGTTTTCTGACTGCTGAGACAATTCTCTTTCTGTAATAAACTTTTTAGTAATCCCTTCTTCATAACTGCCTGGAGTCTAAAGAGAGGGCCTTTGGGGCTCCCTTTCTTAAACTTCTTAGGACATGATCATTGGATAGTTGGAGTATATGATAACTGAAAGTGCAAATTGCTCTTGTGTTCTGGGGGTGGGAGAAACAGGAAGGTTATAGAGAGGCAGACTGAAGCAAGTCTGAatttgaggtttttgtttttcttccccttctgctTTGGAATTGTTATTACTTGACATCAGAtataatttaaaacttttttgccTTCTACAAATATATTGGTTTTTTCCATAAAATGTGAACTCCCAgaaggcagggactatattttattatatcttcGTGTTTACTTTGAACATAGCTGGTGTTGAGCAAAGACTTATGAAGCAACTCTTAAGTAGCTAGTTAAGCAAATAACCCACTCTGACCAGCCCCTTGGTCTTGTGGCAAATTTCACTCAGAAGGTTGAGTAGGTAGAATTTCAGTGCTGACGTATTAGAGCAAATATAAACTTTGAGAACCTCTAGCCCAAGTTTTGCAGTTTTATAAATATGgggatttttataaataaaaaaaccgAGGCTCAGAAAAGATAAATCATCCATGCAATTCGGACCCCTCTAGACTGAGTGGTTCACTagaaaaactgaggtagacaattCCCTGAGCATGAAGCAATGATTCATAAAGGCCTCACACCCTCTATCTGCTACATTTCTCCACTGACAAATGAAGGTAGAGCTCaagggaggcagcatggtgttGTGGGATGCCTAGCTAAATTAGAGGACCTACATTCAAAATCTCCATTTGTCTTTGGGAATTCTCTCAATCCTACTGTGccacattttcctcatatgtaaaatgaaggacccTGACCAGATGGTGTGTGAGGTGCCTTTCACAGCTCCAGATTTCTAAGGTTTTTGGTGCCCTCTTTTCTTAATCCTTCAAATACATAGTTACctcagccaggtggcacaatggttagagcatttggcctagagtcagggagaatttagttcaagtctgacctcagaggcttactagctatgtggcacttaatctctatttgcttcagttccttcatttgtaaaatggggataatcagcTGTAAAGTTCTTAGCTCGGTGCACAGATAATGGAAAGCAtgatatgaatgttagctattattattgtcatcatcatgatTGGCTGGTAAGACACAAGAATTCAGGAAGAGCACCAATCAGGTCAGACTATCAAAGGGCCTTCTTTTCTTTACCATCACTATATCTGTAATCCTCAGAACTGAAGGGCATTTCCATTTCCTGAGAGGATATTCAAATTCTTGACTTGAATTAACCCTAGTATATGCAGTTGTAGACCACTTGTTAACTGTTTAACTGTTAACTGTCTCCTCATTtggtcttccttcttcctttctcccattccTGATGGGTGTTTTCTTAGGGGCACATTCCATAGAGCACCTCTTTTCATCTTGTGGGAGGAATGGGAGGGCATGTGTGTAGATTTGAAAGGATCTCCAATCTGGAGTCAAATTTTCAGCGTGAAAATTCATGATTCAGAAACCAACAAACAttccaaatcagggcttgatttttttgggggggggttgaATTTCTACACTtaaagaaatgatggaaaaaatgatcatgcaaattaaacttagaaATCTGTCATGCATACAGTTTCTTCCCCGCCTCCCCAAAAtccaattgttaaatatttaccagctcACCCCTGAACCTGCCTCATTTTTCCTGGCTGCTGTGACAGGGTTTGCAATGACATAATAGTGTGTGGTCCTTTAATAgtcccatgcctcagtttcccctcttgCCAAATGTGATTAGGCCTGAAGCTATGTGAAAGCAGAGTGTTTTACTATTGTACATGTGGTTTTTTGTATACCTATATGGTCAATTGACAAATACTTGGTTAGCGTAAAGTCAATGAGTTAATTTTTCAGGTCCTGACTCTGTAGATTAGGTTGTaggacatgaaaaaaaaaattctgagtttaTGATAGCTTCATGTGTTAATATTAAGTATACCTACCTGTGAAATTTCCCTTTTGGAGCCAGGGTCTTCAagtctcaagtctcttctctaCCTTCTCCCAGGTTCCTGTTTCTTTATGCACTTCAATAGCAGCTCTGTGAAAAAGCGGGGGAAAGCAATCCTGGAAAGTCGCCTATTTTACCCCAGGAGAGGGTTTCAGTGCTTGCAATTTTATTACTACAGCAGTGGTAATAATGACGACAAACTCAAGATCTACGTCAGGGAGTATTTCAAAGCCCATCATAAAATCTTCCTTACTCTAGTGGATGAAGTGAAAGGTATGAGATTTCATTCTCGGGGAAACTAAGTTTGACTTTGATCTGAGACCTTCTGTAGctctttgcttctctttcccCAACATGTCAGAAACTTCCTTCCTTTATAGCACAATGCTTTTCCCTCCCAAGAGGGCATAAGGTGTGTTGGTATCCATGGGAAGATGGCCATAGTACATTAACAAGGAAGGACTGGTTTTATGAGGAGCCAAAAGAAATGTGTTTTTGATGATTGGGGAAATAAAAATAGATTCGACTGTTTTGGGAAGAAGGTACAAACGGTTACCCTATCACTGAAGATGTTGAAGTAGATATTGGATGACCACTTTTGGGGATGTTGTAGCTAGAATGAATGATTTAGAAAGGAGTTGGTTTAGAAGCCCCTCATCTCCTTCCTTATTTTAAGTTTGCAATTCTATATTGACATAgctttatatacataaatagtgtgagaggtggagcagtggatggagcactgaaaCTAGAGAAGAGTTCAGACCCTggccaagtctcttaacctccatGTACCTTAAtcttttcagctgtaaaatagggataatactaacatctacctcccagagcgaatagtaagtgcttaataatggcTTGATCCTCTTTCCCCTGTACCAATAGGTCAGGTAAATATATCAAGACATTAGACAGAGATGCTTGGCACTGGGAAACTGGTACtaagttttccaaatttgtttcCAAGGAGCTCATATATCTGTAGGATTTTCAAGTTAATAGAATCTTAAAGTTCTTAGATCCAAAATATAAACAGACTCATGAAATGTTTAGGACATGATGGGATTATAAAAAGAGATCCAGGAATTTTCTGCTTTTATGACTAGACTTTGAAGATGATGTTACAggagataaataaatatagtaaaGTGGAAAGTGTGATGGACTAGGGatccaaggacctgagttcaaattatggTACTACCACGTACTACCTGCTAGTAAGGGTAAGCCACATAACCCCTGTGAGACttaactttctcatctataaaatgagtgaattGCCTTCTGGCtgtaactctatgatcctattgaTACATGCCTTTAAAACAATCTTTGACGTGAATATCAGACAAAGTGTATTAtttcaaagacctgagttcaaatctagtctcagactctTGCTACCTATTTGACCCTGGGCTAATCATTTAagctctgtctgcttcagtttcttcatccggaaaatgggaaaaataatagcacctacctctcagagaacatggtagatgcttaataaatgcttgttcccctaTTTCCTGTTCTAATAGGCCAGGTAAATTCTCCAAATATCAAAACACTGGGGAGAGTTTCTAGGGAGCAAGATTTCGGAAGCAATCTTTCTAATGATTGATAGTATTCTGTGTCTTATCACTGGGAAGTGGGTAGCAAATTTTGtgctgttgggaggatcaaatgagctatttgtaaaatgctttgcaaaccttaaagcaccatgtaaattctagttattattaatattggtTTTTACATTATTGTGAACAGGATGGATATGTAACTTTGTAGTTGAATACGTCTATTTGCTCAACTCTTTAAACCTAGAAAAGTGTAGGCAGTTTCATAGCTTACTAAAAATGtgattaaacatttttttcaggtCATGTGATCTGGCATGAATATTGAGAAGTAAAATATTTGAATTGGAGAGTGGATGGAACCATGACATAGAACACTATTGACTTGTTTGGTCTTGGAGGCTATGAACTATTGTTGTTTGTTAATACATGATTCAGTAATTGGCTGATTTAGAAAGCCAACAGTTCTCTTCTATTACAGATGTACCCACTGGGAGCTGGCAACTCTATTATGTACCATTGGCAGCTACCAACAAATTCAGGGTGATATTTGAAGCAACTCGAGGTACTGGGACATCAGCTGGTGGTATCTCCATCGATGACATCAACCTTTCAGAGTCTTGGTGCCCTCATCACATCTGGAGGATAAGCAATTTCACGCAGATCCTTAGCTCAAGGGGAGTCACCTACAGCCCTCCATTTTATTCTAATGAAGGCTATGCCTTCCAGGTTCAGTTAGATGTAAGAGATCAGACTAAGGTAGGGATATATTTCTCCCTGATCTCTGGAGCCAATGATGAACAATTACAGTGGCCATGTGCATGGCAACAAGCCACAATAATGCTATTGGATCAACATCCTGATATTCGTAGGCGCATGTCCAATGAGAGGAGTGTGACAACAGATCCATTCAAGACACttggtttgtgttttgtttttctttttcattgctgACACAATATAGCAATTtcaatgggaagggagggagggagggaaaagaagagaagggagtttCAGAAAAAGGGATGATCAGTTAATAGAGATCACTAATAGATTTAGTACAAAATCCCAGAGTCTTTGAAGCAGGGGAATTTGTGAGGGAGTATTGTCTTGTGTGGGGAGGTGAGTGCCAAGAATGAGGGGAATAAATATTCCCATAGAGAAATCTAGAATGAGAAGGGTGGCCACATGAGAAGTACAGGCTGATTCAAAGGGTAATAACTACCCCCAATTCATTCTCAACCTCTGATTTATGTCTCATTCCTGTTCCttggtcacttaacttttctattgACTCTTGGTGAGAACCAACTACCCTGGTTGATATGATAGTTTCATAATTCAGTTTTTGAATAGAAGAGaactacttttattattttttaatcctgGATGCCAAacttttttgtgttctttttttaaatttaaaaaattattatttttaacatttatttaaaatatttttgagttctgaattctctccattctctcctctactccgcccattgagaaggcaagaaatttgatatcaattatacatgtgaaattatgcaaaacacatttccatattaaacatgttgcaaaaaagcaagaaaaatagaaaaagtgaaaaaaattatgcttcaatctgtactcagactccatcagtttcttctctggaggcagatagctttttttcatcataactccttcagaattatcttggctTGCTGAAagtagctgtcattcacagttgatcattgtacaatattgatattactatgtacaatgagctccttgttctgctcatgttgttttgcataagttcatataaatctGAAACCAtccagctcattatttcttataacacaatagcatcccatcacaatcatgtaccataacttgttcagccattcctcaattgatgggcatcccttcaatttccaattctttgccaacacaaaaaagttgctataagtatacatacatatatgtgtatgtatgtgtgtgtatatacatacatacctacacatacacacttgtatattaatatttgcaaagctagtacatacatatgtacatatttgtacataCTATTTATACATATCTTTAGAGCcacagagaagggaatggaactCTCTTCCATGAAGTCAGTATTGATTCCTTTGTAATTTCCTCAACACATTTTGAGTAGTACTAAGTAACTAAAAGAGGTTCTATTGGGGTCAGAACATATGGCACAACGGAAATAGCGCTCTCTGtaggatcctgggcaaattacacTGCATCAGTCTCCAGTTATACCACAATGGTGAACATCAACTCAGCCTATAGAACTATGTTTTCCTCCAGCATCAAGTATGTGGTAGCAAGCTCCACTGAGCAGGCTGAGAAAGGATCACAGGATAGAAGCAACATTTAGTTGCTTCATAACTTTATGCTTCCATCATTGTACCATCATTTGTGTTTATGTAACCTCACAAAAACCTGACCTTACTGGACATGACCCAGAAATATGAATTGCTTTTTCAGATAGTGATAATGAAACCTTTTTTTGGGACAAGCCTTCTAAAGTAGGAGTGAGGACAACTTTCCCTAATGGAACATCATATAGCAGAGGTCAAGGATTTGGAACTAGTGCCTTTATAACAAGCAAATGGCTACAAAGCAGAGATTTTATCAAAGGAGATACTGCTTACATCCTTTTGACAATGAAAGGTATGTCCATACAAAGTGGCTCTGCTATTgagaatgttttttattttttaaaaaaataaatttatttttaattttcaacattaacttccacaagttttaaatttgctccaccttcctcccctcctcccttctcaagatggcatgcaatctgatataggctctacatatacatacttattaaacatattttcacatcagtcctGTTGTATAGATGAATTAGAACATGGGAGgaaccatgggaaagaaaaaacaaaacaaaacaaaaaagtgagtagataatatgcttcaatctgcattcagacttcatatttctttctctggatgtagatgccattttccatcatgaatcttttgaaattgttttaggtccttgcattgctaagaaaagttagatctatcaaagtcagtcatcatacaatgtggctgttactgtgtataatgttctctgggctctgttcacttcactcagcatcagttcatataagtctttccagatttttctaaagtccacctgctcatcatttcttgtagcacaacagcattccattatctttacataccacaatttgttcagcaagaaaatatttttctttatgtgGCAACAGgtgattttctttgaagtttctgtGTTCTTTTTTCAGGTATAAGAGGTTATATATAAAACATCAAAGTATGTTCGATATTTCAATTTAAATAGTTCTCATGTTTTGTTAATTACAGTCATAATTTAATTCATGTTAAGCATACCTTATGAGAAGCAGTATGACACGGAGCATAGAGAACTGACTTCAGAGTCCAGATGGCCTGTGTTCAAGTCCTACTTTCTATTCATGCAGGTCATGTGATTCCGGGCAAAGTCCTTAACTCCTCTGTTCACTCAGGATCTCACCAAGCTAATAAATTAAAGATTAGTTGTCATTATGTATtcatagaaggagtttcctcacagTGAGCTCTGTATACTAATTAAATTATAGATCTACATCAAAATACCACACTTGAGGTGGGGGACtatctggacctcaatttctataaaatgaaggtgatgggATTATCTGTAACTTAAGGTTTCTGGTTCTAACATGCTGTACCCtttgatcttcctgacttaagaCTTGAAACAAAGAGATCTTATTGTAAGCAGGTGGCCCAATTAGAAATGTTgggaaattttgactttcaataGGAGGAAAACCAGATTATATCCTTTGGCATGCATCCTTTAGCATTGTCATATTCTTCTGGAGGGAGAAAAACGTTTCTGTAGGCAATAAAATTGATAGTTTCATCAAGTCTGTAGATCTTGTATTAATTgcacatttataatttttctttgtgcTCAGTGCTttcatatggtaggtgcttaaaaCACAGGCACTTTCTGACTGATCGATAAAAGCTGGTAAAATGTGTTCGCTCTGAGCAAACACAGATTTAGCTCTGCCAGTTTCCCACCACGCTGAAACCTCCTGAAACATACACCATGTCTTTCTGCATTGCAATGTACATGTCTTCTATAATATCCCCatcaaatggtcatccagcctcctTTTGAAGACCTCCTGTGATGGAGAACTCAGTACCTAATGCCTCAcctttcatattattttccatcTACTCTACTTATATCTTCTATGCACCTAGTTATTGTGTTCTATCCCATTAGAATGGATACTCTTTAAGGGCAGAgacagattatttttttcctttctttgtatccctggtacttaGCACCATGACTGGCAcaaattaagtgcttaatattagtcaatgattgttgattgattgactcagccttaatttttacagtattttaaGTGTTCTACCATACCCACAATTCTAACTTCTATTCTTGTACCTTTTTCTCCTTTAGATATATCACATCTCCTTTTCACTGAGCCATTATCCATCCCTATTCATCCATACATAAATCACTGTGAAAACTACACCTGTGAGAATGATGGCATCTGTGTAACACGCAATGAGAAAGCAGAATGCAGGTAAGAAATCAGCTTAGTATCTCCATGAATACCTTGATCTACTTGGCTTCTTTGTGAAATGTCTCCAGTTACAAAAAAGAGGTTTGAAAGTTGATGAAGAGTCCCCTCCCCCACATACCCTATAACCTTCAGAATGCTACTGATAAAATATTCATAGAATCTTATGATTATACAtgattcttccttttttctttttcccttttccttccttccttccttccttccttccttccttccttccttccttccttccttccttccttccttccttccttcctccctccctccctccctccctccctccctccctccctccctccttccttccttccttccttccttccttccttccttccttccttccttccttccttccttccttccttccttccttccttccttccttccaacagATTGGCTATCTGGAGTGAGTGCAAGTGGTTGTAAGCATGGGTGACTAAGAGGATGATGGTGTCCTTGACAA harbors:
- the LOC140501184 gene encoding meprin A subunit beta-like isoform X3, yielding MNAKGVILRAFERFHLKTCIEFKQWNGEDNYLYFYKGQGCKSPLGNGHLGRQDISIGTFCDKIGVVQHELLHTLGFVHEHSRPDRDDYITVIKDRILPDAELNFIRFSEKVIESLNVPYDYISVMHYSKTTFQRGTEPSIVTRNPDFLDMIGQRIDFSDYDSVRVNRRYSCFSSKTFLDSCDFELENICGMIQSSEDNGDWQRVSQVPGGPNTDQSNLDKCRGSCFFMHFNSSSVKKRGKAILESRLFYPRRGFQCLQFYYYSSGNNDDKLKIYVREYFKAHHKIFLTLVDEVKDVPTGSWQLYYVPLAATNKFRVIFEATRGTGTSAGGISIDDINLSESWCPHHIWRISNFTQILSSRGVTYSPPFYSNEGYAFQVQLDVRDQTKVGIYFSLISGANDEQLQWPCAWQQATIMLLDQHPDIRRRMSNERSVTTDPFKTLDSDNETFFWDKPSKVGVRTTFPNGTSYSRGQGFGTSAFITSKWLQSRDFIKGDTAYILLTMKDISHLLFTEPLSIPIHPYINHCENYTCENDGICVTRNEKAECRCQSGEDWWHRGEKCEIMGSTRDTIAVTASLSIAVFVSMLIMILVIIFCIAKKHRKRSNANTSNMT
- the LOC140501184 gene encoding meprin A subunit beta-like isoform X2; its protein translation is MDSCCLPWLLLCEAVLMVSGMRDKSSLIDEKTKWPHRIPYVLADNLEMNAKGVILRAFERFHLKTCIEFKQWNGEDNYLYFYKGQGCKSPLGNGHLGRQDISIGTFCDKIGVVQHELLHTLGFVHEHSRPDRDDYITVIKDRILPDAELNFIRFSEKVIESLNVPYDYISVMHYSKTTFQRGTEPSIVTRNPDFLDMIGQRIDFSDYDSVRVNRRYSCFSSKTFLDSCDFELENICGMIQSSEDNGDWQRVSQVPGGPNTDQSNLDKCRGSCFFMHFNSSSVKKRGKAILESRLFYPRRGFQCLQFYYYSSGNNDDKLKIYVREYFKAHHKIFLTLVDEVKDVPTGSWQLYYVPLAATNKFRVIFEATRGTGTSAGGISIDDINLSESWCPHHIWRISNFTQILSSRGVTYSPPFYSNEGYAFQVQLDVRDQTKVGIYFSLISGANDEQLQWPCAWQQATIMLLDQHPDIRRRMSNERSVTTDPFKTLDSDNETFFWDKPSKVGVRTTFPNGTSYSRGQGFGTSAFITSKWLQSRDFIKGDTAYILLTMKDISHLLFTEPLSIPIHPYINHCENYTCENDGICVTRNEKAECRCQSGEDWWHRGEKCEIMGSTRDTIAVTASLSIAVFVSMLIMILVIIFCIAKKHRKRSNANTSNMT
- the LOC140501184 gene encoding meprin A subunit beta-like isoform X1; this translates as MDSCCLPWLLLCEAVLMVSGMPNSDNFDVDGGKNNDIFDINHALGLDLFEGDIDLDRRDKSSLIDEKTKWPHRIPYVLADNLEMNAKGVILRAFERFHLKTCIEFKQWNGEDNYLYFYKGQGCKSPLGNGHLGRQDISIGTFCDKIGVVQHELLHTLGFVHEHSRPDRDDYITVIKDRILPDAELNFIRFSEKVIESLNVPYDYISVMHYSKTTFQRGTEPSIVTRNPDFLDMIGQRIDFSDYDSVRVNRRYSCFSSKTFLDSCDFELENICGMIQSSEDNGDWQRVSQVPGGPNTDQSNLDKCRGSCFFMHFNSSSVKKRGKAILESRLFYPRRGFQCLQFYYYSSGNNDDKLKIYVREYFKAHHKIFLTLVDEVKDVPTGSWQLYYVPLAATNKFRVIFEATRGTGTSAGGISIDDINLSESWCPHHIWRISNFTQILSSRGVTYSPPFYSNEGYAFQVQLDVRDQTKVGIYFSLISGANDEQLQWPCAWQQATIMLLDQHPDIRRRMSNERSVTTDPFKTLDSDNETFFWDKPSKVGVRTTFPNGTSYSRGQGFGTSAFITSKWLQSRDFIKGDTAYILLTMKDISHLLFTEPLSIPIHPYINHCENYTCENDGICVTRNEKAECRCQSGEDWWHRGEKCEIMGSTRDTIAVTASLSIAVFVSMLIMILVIIFCIAKKHRKRSNANTSNMT